Proteins co-encoded in one Thermochromatium tepidum ATCC 43061 genomic window:
- a CDS encoding cytochrome c-type biogenesis protein codes for MKRLSTTTVLAALSLGSVLLTTQSRAFTLEEFTFEDPARTREFRALIGELRCLVCQNESLAGSQASVAQDLRKEVYRLMQEGRSRQEVIDFLVARYGDFVLYDPPLKASTLVLWFGPFLFVGFGAYLLARTLQRKTAEPDQDLSETERARLQQLLAETGDQMTRNP; via the coding sequence ATGAAGCGGCTATCCACCACAACCGTCCTGGCGGCCTTGAGCCTCGGCAGTGTCTTGCTGACGACTCAGTCCCGCGCCTTCACCCTGGAAGAATTTACCTTCGAGGATCCGGCACGCACCCGGGAGTTCCGCGCACTCATCGGCGAGCTGCGCTGTTTGGTCTGTCAGAACGAATCGCTCGCCGGCTCGCAGGCCAGCGTCGCCCAGGACCTGCGCAAGGAGGTCTATCGCCTGATGCAGGAGGGCCGGAGCCGTCAGGAGGTCATCGACTTTCTGGTCGCGCGCTATGGCGACTTCGTGCTCTATGATCCGCCGCTCAAGGCCTCGACCCTGGTGCTCTGGTTCGGCCCCTTCCTGTTCGTCGGTTTTGGGGCCTATCTGCTTGCGCGCACGCTCCAGCGCAAGACGGCCGAACCCGACCAGGATCTGAGCGAGACCGAACGCGCCCGATTACAACAGCTCCTCGCCGAGACCGGCGACCAAATGACTCGAAACCCATGA
- the ccmI gene encoding c-type cytochrome biogenesis protein CcmI yields the protein MIIFWILAGLLLALSLVFVLAPLVRPTPLDTAPSQDRLNLEVFQQRLKELDADLETGFLNQEQYDAARRDLERELLYDLEGAESAKAARPSSAFSRWALGLALTLIVPTATVLAYLELGRTDLIDRHLADALSASDKTQAASLDELVQQLEQRLEQEPTNIDGWMMLSRTYLAMGRLDAGVKAMERAYALAPNEVELKIAYAEVLGLADPNKSLLGRPAELIAEALALDPSNSNARWFSGLIAFQRGQYQAARTTWQGILDELDPASEEAGNLRQMMDEAQRRAGVPTASASTTPGETAVPTTSDSAAPARSQAEAANPETPAQPPEPSATASQARLTLAVSLDPSLSDRVSPEDTVFVFARAVQGPPMPLAVQRLQVKDLPATLTLDDSQAISPALRLSAFDQVQVGARVALSGQATPQPGDLFGESGPIRRDTQDTIQIHIEHVRP from the coding sequence ATGATTATTTTCTGGATCCTTGCCGGCCTTCTGCTGGCTTTGTCGCTCGTCTTCGTGCTCGCGCCTCTGGTGCGACCCACGCCGCTGGATACCGCGCCCAGTCAGGATCGGCTCAACCTGGAGGTCTTCCAGCAACGGCTGAAGGAACTCGACGCCGATCTGGAGACCGGTTTTCTCAACCAGGAACAGTACGACGCCGCACGACGCGATCTTGAGCGCGAGCTGCTCTACGATCTGGAAGGCGCCGAGTCCGCCAAGGCCGCGCGTCCGAGTTCGGCCTTCAGTCGCTGGGCACTGGGTCTGGCGTTGACCCTCATCGTCCCCACGGCCACCGTGCTCGCCTATCTGGAACTCGGTCGAACAGATCTGATCGACCGGCATCTAGCGGACGCCCTGTCTGCAAGCGACAAGACCCAGGCCGCCTCGCTGGATGAGCTGGTCCAGCAGTTGGAACAACGGCTCGAACAGGAGCCGACCAATATCGATGGCTGGATGATGCTCAGCCGCACCTATCTGGCCATGGGTCGGCTCGATGCCGGGGTCAAGGCCATGGAGCGCGCCTATGCGCTCGCGCCCAACGAGGTCGAGCTCAAGATCGCCTATGCCGAGGTGTTGGGACTGGCCGATCCCAACAAGAGTTTGTTGGGACGTCCCGCCGAGTTGATCGCCGAGGCGCTCGCCCTGGACCCAAGCAACTCCAATGCGCGCTGGTTCTCGGGTCTGATCGCCTTCCAGCGCGGTCAATATCAGGCCGCGCGCACCACCTGGCAGGGCATCCTCGATGAGCTCGATCCGGCAAGCGAGGAGGCTGGCAATCTGCGACAGATGATGGACGAGGCCCAGCGTCGCGCCGGGGTCCCGACCGCAAGCGCATCGACCACGCCTGGCGAAACGGCGGTCCCTACAACCTCGGACTCAGCTGCACCGGCTAGATCTCAAGCCGAGGCGGCGAATCCCGAGACGCCTGCCCAGCCCCCTGAGCCGTCTGCGACGGCCTCCCAAGCGCGTCTGACCCTGGCCGTCAGTCTCGATCCGAGTCTTTCGGATCGTGTCTCGCCTGAGGATACGGTCTTTGTCTTTGCGCGTGCCGTTCAGGGACCGCCGATGCCGTTGGCCGTGCAGCGTCTCCAGGTGAAGGATCTGCCCGCGACCCTGACGCTCGACGACAGCCAGGCCATAAGCCCAGCCCTGCGACTGTCGGCCTTCGACCAGGTCCAGGTCGGGGCACGGGTCGCGCTGAGCGGACAGGCCACGCCCCAGCCCGGCGATCTGTTCGGCGAGTCTGGACCAATCCGGCGTGATACCCAGGACACCATCCAGATCCACATCGAACATGTGCGCCCCTGA